A window of the Gammaproteobacteria bacterium genome harbors these coding sequences:
- a CDS encoding cytochrome c4, with translation MKRRSLALIPIVATLVGGAAAGPSSQVAWDRDTLQLLASGDAVRGQQLSGQCASCHGSEGTSPSPNWPSLAGQLPTYLYKQLRDYKDGKRQDALMSALVGDRSDQDMADLAAYYASLPLPPGKPGGDETATLLAEMGDGPRLIPACNSCHGRSGQGNRVLKRDVATMPALTGQFPAYLEKTMLDYKSGKRENDVYRRMRAITGQLTEAEIKSLAAYYGTLAQ, from the coding sequence ATGAAAAGACGCTCACTGGCCTTGATTCCGATTGTGGCAACCCTGGTGGGCGGTGCCGCCGCCGGGCCTTCCTCCCAGGTGGCCTGGGACCGTGACACCCTGCAGTTGCTCGCGTCAGGGGACGCGGTACGCGGTCAGCAACTCTCCGGTCAGTGTGCCTCCTGCCACGGCAGCGAAGGGACGAGTCCCTCGCCCAACTGGCCCAGCCTTGCCGGGCAGCTCCCGACCTATCTCTACAAGCAGCTCAGGGATTACAAGGACGGGAAACGGCAGGATGCCTTGATGTCGGCCCTGGTCGGGGACCGCTCCGATCAGGACATGGCAGACCTGGCGGCGTACTACGCCTCCCTGCCGCTACCGCCGGGAAAACCCGGTGGTGACGAGACCGCGACCCTACTGGCAGAAATGGGCGACGGGCCGCGACTGATCCCCGCATGCAATTCCTGCCATGGCCGCAGCGGTCAAGGCAATCGCGTCCTGAAACGGGATGTCGCCACCATGCCCGCGCTGACGGGCCAGTTTCCGGCCTACCTCGAAAAGACCATGCTGGACTACAAGAGCGGCAAGCGGGAGAACGACGTCTATCGCCGGATGCGGGCCATCACCGGGCAATTGACCGAGGCGGAGATCAAGTCCCTCGCAGCCTACTACGGCACCCTGGCCCAGTAG
- a CDS encoding heavy metal translocating P-type ATPase, which yields MAESRGQCFHCGLPASSGPARRFEVLGAAREFCCDGCLAVTRSIVESGLEDYYRYREAPTARAEPEVVPDILRKLALYDNEDVQRSFVRQGAGWREASLILEDIRCPACLWLNEQHVRRLDGVLGVEMDYTSQRAHVRWDPGVTRLSVILKAISSLGFRAYPYDTAHREKLLRDRKRRSAQRLIFAGAIAMPVMQFSLASYWMGGPQADGTLPLWEVLGRWTMLAAVTAVLAWSGQEFFVGAWRDLRNRRLGMDVPIVLGLSIAWLGSLVATVQRHGEVYLDSIAMFVLFILAARVLEMRGRVHAADAMDRLARVVPQTARRIGPSGAETEIPAAELNPGDLIRVRPGEFLPADGVVAEGAGAFDESLLTGESTPVVRQAGEPVIAGSCNTDQAVVVEVIRVGEDSTVGEIRHLLDRGLSSKPPAARLADRVAGWFVAGVLVVALTTAIVWWWLDPERMLSATIAVLIVTCPCALALATPVALAVSAGRYASQGVLPLDSAAMETLATADVVALDKTGTLTLGQLRVCDCYAPGPEGAGPMMDRAGALERHSEHPVARAFRREMPGPTHEAERVRNEPGHGVCGVLKGHRWFLGSPEWVAGNDDLAPVFEKTIRRWRAAGFMVVALGDPGGLRAVFALRDRLRAGAEAIARQLRDAGVSRIVILSGDSPLSVTRIARKLGIDEALGGLTPAGKMTWIQDRQREGHRVLMVGDGINDVPTLAAADVSISFSDATELAQINSRFVMLSCGMDAIVWSRELARRTIRIIRQNLAWAAGYNLLAVPAAAMGFVPPWAAAIGMSLSSLLVVVNALRLRRVSVDPSTAAPSGDTPSRVESGSTS from the coding sequence ATGGCTGAATCTCGCGGTCAGTGCTTTCACTGCGGGCTGCCCGCTTCATCCGGTCCTGCGAGGCGCTTCGAGGTGCTGGGGGCAGCGCGTGAGTTCTGCTGCGACGGCTGCCTGGCCGTCACGAGAAGCATCGTCGAATCCGGCCTGGAAGACTACTACCGATACCGTGAGGCACCCACTGCCCGGGCGGAACCAGAGGTGGTACCGGATATCCTCAGGAAACTGGCGCTCTACGACAACGAGGATGTTCAGCGCAGTTTCGTGCGCCAGGGGGCGGGCTGGCGCGAGGCCTCCCTGATCCTGGAAGATATCCGCTGTCCCGCCTGTCTCTGGCTGAACGAGCAGCATGTCCGACGTCTGGACGGTGTGCTGGGTGTCGAGATGGACTACACCAGCCAGCGGGCGCATGTCCGCTGGGACCCTGGTGTTACGCGTCTGAGCGTCATCCTGAAGGCCATCTCCAGCCTGGGGTTTCGCGCCTATCCCTACGACACCGCACATCGGGAGAAGCTGCTTCGCGACCGCAAGCGGCGCAGCGCGCAGCGGCTGATCTTCGCCGGCGCCATTGCCATGCCGGTCATGCAGTTCTCGCTGGCGAGTTACTGGATGGGCGGACCCCAGGCGGACGGCACCCTGCCCCTGTGGGAGGTGCTGGGTCGCTGGACCATGCTGGCGGCGGTCACCGCGGTACTGGCCTGGTCCGGACAGGAATTCTTCGTCGGCGCCTGGCGGGACCTGCGCAATCGCCGCCTGGGCATGGACGTCCCCATCGTGCTCGGCCTTTCCATCGCCTGGCTGGGCAGCCTGGTCGCCACAGTACAGCGTCACGGGGAGGTCTACCTCGATTCCATCGCCATGTTCGTCCTTTTCATCCTCGCGGCGCGCGTGCTGGAGATGCGCGGCCGTGTTCACGCCGCGGATGCCATGGACCGCCTCGCACGCGTTGTGCCCCAGACGGCGAGGCGTATCGGTCCGTCGGGCGCCGAGACGGAGATCCCGGCCGCCGAGCTGAATCCGGGCGACCTGATCCGTGTGCGGCCGGGCGAGTTCCTGCCCGCCGACGGCGTGGTGGCGGAGGGAGCGGGTGCGTTCGACGAGTCGCTCCTCACCGGGGAGTCGACTCCGGTGGTGAGGCAGGCCGGCGAGCCGGTCATCGCGGGTTCCTGCAATACCGACCAGGCAGTAGTGGTCGAGGTGATACGCGTGGGTGAGGACTCGACCGTCGGGGAGATCCGCCATCTGCTCGACCGGGGCCTGAGCTCGAAGCCGCCCGCGGCACGGCTGGCGGACCGGGTGGCGGGATGGTTCGTCGCCGGCGTGCTGGTGGTGGCCCTGACCACCGCCATCGTCTGGTGGTGGCTGGACCCCGAACGGATGCTGTCGGCGACGATCGCCGTGCTCATCGTCACCTGCCCCTGCGCCCTGGCGCTGGCGACACCCGTAGCGCTGGCCGTCAGTGCGGGACGCTACGCCTCCCAGGGAGTCCTGCCCCTGGATTCCGCGGCCATGGAGACGCTCGCCACGGCCGACGTGGTGGCCCTGGACAAGACCGGCACCCTGACACTCGGCCAGTTGCGGGTTTGCGATTGCTACGCACCGGGACCGGAAGGCGCGGGACCGATGATGGACCGCGCCGGCGCGTTGGAAAGACATTCCGAACATCCAGTCGCCCGCGCCTTTCGGCGCGAGATGCCCGGTCCGACCCACGAAGCCGAGCGGGTGAGAAACGAACCGGGGCACGGTGTCTGCGGTGTGCTAAAAGGACACCGCTGGTTTTTGGGATCGCCGGAATGGGTCGCCGGTAACGACGACCTGGCCCCGGTCTTCGAGAAGACGATTCGCCGGTGGCGCGCGGCGGGGTTCATGGTCGTCGCCCTTGGAGACCCCGGCGGGCTGCGGGCCGTGTTCGCGCTGAGAGACCGGTTGAGGGCCGGGGCTGAAGCGATCGCCCGGCAACTACGAGACGCCGGCGTCTCGCGCATCGTCATCCTGAGCGGCGACAGTCCTCTGTCCGTTACCCGTATCGCGCGGAAGCTGGGGATCGACGAGGCCCTCGGGGGACTGACCCCTGCCGGCAAGATGACCTGGATACAGGACAGGCAACGGGAGGGACATCGCGTCCTCATGGTAGGCGACGGCATCAACGATGTGCCGACACTCGCCGCGGCGGATGTCTCGATCTCGTTCAGCGATGCCACGGAGCTGGCGCAGATCAACAGCCGGTTCGTGATGCTCTCCTGCGGGATGGACGCGATCGTCTGGAGCCGGGAACTGGCCAGGCGCACCATCCGTATCATCCGCCAGAACTTAGCCTGGGCGGCGGGCTACAACCTGCTCGCGGTCCCTGCAGCGGCCATGGGCTTCGTGCCACCCTGGGCGGCCGCGATCGGCATGTCGCTCAGTTCACTGCTGGTGGTTGTCAATGCCCTGCGTCTGCGCAGGGTGAGCGTCGATCCATCGACGGCCGCGCCGTCAGGGGATACCCCGTCACGGGTGGAATCCGGTTCGACCTCCTGA
- a CDS encoding rhodanese-like domain-containing protein, whose amino-acid sequence MKSGLGILLLSAAAVTLLSGCQEPSPDAQVSDSSRFEAVAQAAARGEDRVSPDELARWIIEDRKDFVLVDVRDDDAYRAGAIEGSQHLPMTELVAGATLETLPTDRKIVIYSTGSENAAKAAVMLRLTGRDARLLTGGYNFWAQRVLNPDIPESAADDELPEVAERRAIYCYFAGETAPREAPPVPSEPVGYVPPVAPATSGHGGGALVTEEGC is encoded by the coding sequence ATGAAATCAGGCCTTGGGATACTCCTGCTAAGCGCCGCCGCTGTCACGTTGTTGTCTGGCTGCCAGGAACCGTCACCGGACGCTCAAGTGTCGGACAGTTCGCGTTTCGAGGCGGTGGCTCAGGCCGCAGCCCGGGGTGAGGACAGGGTGTCGCCCGATGAACTCGCCCGCTGGATCATCGAGGACCGGAAGGACTTCGTGCTCGTGGATGTCCGTGACGACGATGCGTATCGAGCGGGGGCCATCGAGGGTTCGCAACATCTTCCGATGACGGAACTCGTGGCGGGTGCGACGCTGGAGACCCTGCCGACCGATCGGAAGATCGTGATCTATTCCACGGGCAGCGAGAACGCGGCCAAGGCCGCGGTGATGCTCCGCCTTACCGGTCGCGACGCGAGACTGCTGACCGGCGGCTACAATTTCTGGGCGCAGCGGGTGCTGAACCCCGACATACCGGAGAGCGCCGCCGACGACGAACTGCCGGAGGTTGCCGAACGGCGCGCCATCTATTGCTACTTCGCCGGAGAGACGGCGCCTAGGGAGGCCCCCCCCGTGCCCTCCGAACCGGTCGGGTATGTACCGCCCGTCGCGCCAGCCACGTCGGGCCACGGCGGTGGCGCCCTGGTCACCGAAGAGGGTTGCTGA